The following proteins are encoded in a genomic region of Synechococcus sp. ROS8604:
- a CDS encoding bile acid:sodium symporter family protein yields MIELLLTGSLAFIMFSLGLSLTPQDFGFAFQQPKALIAGALAQLLLLPAIAFVLIWAFGLQGDFALGVMILSCCPGGITSNIMTKLSRGDVALSISYTALASLVTAVTLPLVLSVTAPVLVPQQGIELSILPLILKVFSLATLPVLIGVLIRQCTPMQASRWEQLSSQISNGLFAAVLIGVLIGQWNVFIANLPTLGPILLLLNVIMLAVGLIVGHLLRLKKSQITSLSVEAGFQNGTIGIVVGSLISEELVQGGLSRFSLPSAVYSVLMLVTIIPFVLWRRRL; encoded by the coding sequence GTGATTGAACTTCTTCTTACTGGAAGTCTTGCTTTCATTATGTTTTCTTTGGGGCTTTCTCTAACGCCGCAAGATTTTGGATTCGCATTTCAGCAGCCAAAGGCCTTGATTGCTGGAGCACTTGCTCAGCTCTTGCTGCTTCCAGCGATTGCTTTTGTATTGATATGGGCGTTTGGACTGCAAGGTGACTTTGCCCTTGGTGTCATGATTTTGAGTTGCTGTCCGGGTGGAATAACGTCGAATATTATGACTAAGCTTTCTCGTGGAGATGTAGCCCTCTCTATTTCTTATACCGCACTGGCTAGTCTTGTTACGGCTGTAACTCTTCCTCTTGTTTTGAGTGTTACGGCACCCGTTCTTGTTCCACAACAAGGCATTGAGTTATCAATACTCCCTTTGATTTTAAAAGTTTTTTCTTTGGCAACATTGCCTGTATTGATCGGTGTTTTGATTCGCCAATGCACCCCGATGCAAGCGTCTCGTTGGGAACAGCTAAGCAGTCAAATATCCAATGGTTTGTTTGCGGCAGTCTTGATTGGAGTACTGATTGGCCAGTGGAATGTTTTTATCGCAAATCTCCCTACTTTGGGCCCAATTCTGCTGCTGCTTAATGTGATCATGCTAGCGGTTGGCTTGATTGTTGGTCATTTGCTGCGTTTAAAAAAGTCCCAGATTACTTCCCTTTCTGTAGAGGCTGGGTTTCAAAATGGCACGATAGGTATTGTTGTTGGTTCGCTGATCAGTGAGGAGCTTGTTCAAGGTGGTTTGAGTCGCTTTAGTCTCCCATCCGCTGTCTATAGTGTTTTAATGTTGGTTACTATCATTCCTTTCGTTCTTTGGAGAAGACGCCTGTGA
- the hemB gene encoding porphobilinogen synthase, whose product MEITYRPRRLRRSPALRAMVRENQLLPADFIYPLFVHEGAEVEPIGAMPGAYRWSLDRLSAEVQRAWDLGIRCVVLFPKVAEGLKSEDGSESFNANGLIPRAIRQLKRDVPDMAIMTDVALDPYSCDGHDGIVSPEGIVLNDETIDQLCKQAVMQAEAGADLIGPSDMMDGRVGAIREALDDAGFEHVGIISYTAKYSSAYYGPFREALDSAPRATTEKVIPKNKDTYQMDPANAREAITEAQLDEQEGADIMMVKPGLAYLDIICRLRDESELPIAAYNVSGEYSMVKAAAERGWIDERAVVLETLLSFKRAGADLILTYHACDAAEWLRTR is encoded by the coding sequence ATGGAGATCACCTATCGCCCGCGCCGTTTGCGTCGCTCTCCGGCCCTACGAGCCATGGTGCGCGAAAACCAATTGCTTCCAGCTGATTTTATCTATCCGCTGTTTGTGCACGAAGGGGCGGAAGTTGAGCCGATCGGTGCGATGCCAGGTGCCTATCGCTGGAGTCTCGATCGTTTGAGTGCTGAGGTTCAGCGAGCCTGGGATCTGGGGATTCGTTGTGTGGTTCTCTTCCCGAAGGTGGCGGAAGGTCTGAAAAGTGAAGACGGTTCAGAAAGTTTCAATGCCAACGGTTTGATCCCCAGGGCGATTCGTCAGCTCAAGAGGGATGTCCCCGATATGGCGATCATGACCGATGTGGCCCTCGATCCTTACTCCTGTGATGGCCACGACGGGATTGTCAGCCCAGAAGGCATCGTGCTGAACGATGAAACCATCGACCAGCTGTGCAAACAAGCGGTGATGCAGGCGGAGGCCGGGGCCGACCTGATTGGACCCAGCGACATGATGGATGGGCGCGTTGGCGCCATTCGTGAAGCCCTTGATGACGCCGGTTTCGAGCACGTCGGCATTATTAGCTATACCGCCAAGTATTCGTCCGCCTATTACGGCCCCTTCCGCGAGGCGCTGGATTCGGCTCCTCGCGCAACCACTGAAAAGGTGATCCCTAAAAACAAAGACACATATCAGATGGATCCGGCCAATGCTCGCGAGGCCATCACGGAGGCTCAGCTTGATGAACAAGAAGGTGCCGACATCATGATGGTGAAGCCAGGCTTGGCGTATCTAGACATCATTTGCCGTCTTCGGGATGAGTCCGAGCTTCCAATCGCGGCTTACAACGTCAGTGGCGAATACTCGATGGTGAAGGCGGCCGCCGAGCGTGGCTGGATTGATGAACGTGCTGTGGTTCTGGAGACCTTGCTGAGCTTCAAGCGAGCAGGTGCCGATTTAATCCTCACCTATCACGCCTGTGATGCTGCCGAGTGGCTTCGGACGCGCTGA
- a CDS encoding MauE/DoxX family redox-associated membrane protein, with amino-acid sequence MTSSSKLRDVHVFRMSMPEHECPWGLKAIALMQKHGISFEDHRLTSQEEVNTFKAQHGVATTPQIFNGDERIGGYTELAAMLGEEAQEAEYSYMPVVAVFGTALLISLVLEGNVIQHFMGISICTLAMLKLIDVESFAASFVKYDLATKRWHLWGKLYPGVELLIGLGFLMKPPLPMAGWIALIVGIQGMISVLKAVYIDKLALNCACVGGNSKTPLGIISFTEYAMQSLMGIVVAFQLAF; translated from the coding sequence ATGACCTCTTCATCCAAGCTTAGAGACGTGCACGTTTTTCGGATGTCAATGCCGGAACACGAATGCCCTTGGGGACTGAAAGCCATTGCATTAATGCAGAAGCATGGGATCAGCTTTGAAGACCATCGATTAACAAGCCAAGAGGAAGTCAACACCTTCAAAGCTCAACATGGCGTTGCCACAACGCCACAAATTTTCAACGGCGATGAACGAATAGGGGGTTATACAGAGTTGGCCGCCATGCTTGGAGAAGAAGCTCAGGAAGCTGAGTATTCCTACATGCCAGTGGTAGCAGTCTTCGGAACTGCGCTTCTGATCTCACTGGTTCTGGAAGGCAATGTGATCCAACACTTCATGGGGATTTCCATCTGCACACTGGCGATGCTCAAGCTCATTGACGTGGAGTCCTTCGCGGCCAGTTTCGTGAAATACGACCTGGCCACGAAACGATGGCACCTATGGGGCAAGCTCTATCCGGGGGTGGAACTACTGATCGGCCTTGGTTTTTTAATGAAACCGCCGCTTCCAATGGCAGGGTGGATCGCACTGATTGTTGGTATCCAGGGAATGATTTCAGTCCTCAAAGCGGTTTACATCGACAAGCTCGCTTTGAACTGCGCCTGCGTTGGAGGGAACAGCAAAACACCCCTAGGAATTATTAGCTTCACTGAATATGCAATGCAAAGCCTGATGGGCATCGTTGTCGCCTTCCAATTAGCATTTTAA
- a CDS encoding 4a-hydroxytetrahydrobiopterin dehydratase, with translation MAILKMLPVISMDLAKQTCIPCQVGAPKLTEAELADLLPQLPGWEVVDNHHLTRSLRFIDFQTALDWVNAAGAICEVEGHHAEFSLGWAHAEAVIYTHKVDGLTQADAVLAAKLNGIDV, from the coding sequence GTGGCCATACTGAAAATGTTGCCTGTGATCTCAATGGATTTAGCCAAACAGACCTGTATCCCCTGCCAAGTAGGTGCTCCGAAACTCACAGAAGCAGAACTTGCTGATCTGCTGCCTCAACTGCCTGGCTGGGAAGTGGTTGATAACCATCACCTCACGCGTTCGTTGCGATTCATCGATTTTCAGACTGCTCTCGATTGGGTGAATGCAGCTGGTGCGATCTGTGAAGTCGAGGGACACCATGCTGAGTTTTCCCTTGGCTGGGCACATGCGGAAGCTGTGATTTACACCCATAAGGTTGACGGCCTAACGCAAGCCGATGCTGTATTGGCCGCAAAGCTGAATGGAATTGATGTTTAG
- a CDS encoding endonuclease MutS2 → MTSDPRMTSASPSVSILEETLELLEWPRLCQHFSTFASTPQGRQHCLKGQLPADLDTTLTYQVRSMELASLDGLLDGGLSFQGVSDLEMVLLRCCKGGTASGEELLSVAHTLAAARRLRRQIDDPDLRPDCSALLENVATLPELEQRLKFALEEGGRVANRASESLEELRLQWQVARQERRDRLQAVLRRWATLLQDTVIAERHGRPVLAVKAGAASQCPGMVHDSSSSGNTVFVEPKTVIGLGNRLAALDGRIREEERRVLAELSAAVAEQNEVIDRLMAVLLKLDLALARGRYGQWLGAVPPRLDAEADAPFHILELRHPLLVWQQRKEGGAPVVPVSVEVSEQLRVVAITGPNTGGKTVTLKSIGLAALMARAGMWIPCNGSPSLPWCAQVLADIGDEQSLQQSLSTFSGHVKRIGSILQSIASGPSPALVLLDEVGAGTDPSEGTALAIALLRNLADCARLTIATTHFGELKALKYSDSRFENASVAFDSDTLSPTYQLLWGIPGRSNALAIATRLGFDSGVIEQARQLLKPSGDGDVNAVIRGLEEQRQRQQAAAEDAAALLARTELLHEELLQRWEQQRKNSAQQQELGRQRLESSIRDGQKEVRHLIRRLRDQKADGETARRAGQRLRKLESNHRSLPERRHHPEWRPSVGERIRLLALDKAAEVLEVSDDGQQLSVRCGVMRSMVDLQAVESLDGRRAAPPEKPVVQVKARRGVGGSQVRTSRNTVDVRGQRVHEAEAAVEELLRGANGPVWVIHGIGTGRLKRGLRQWLDSLPYVERVGDADQGDGGPGCSVVWVR, encoded by the coding sequence ATGACATCCGATCCCCGCATGACATCGGCATCTCCTTCGGTTTCGATCCTGGAAGAGACCCTGGAATTGCTGGAGTGGCCTCGGTTATGTCAGCACTTTTCAACCTTTGCGAGCACCCCACAGGGGCGCCAACACTGCTTGAAGGGTCAGCTGCCAGCTGACTTGGACACCACGCTGACCTATCAGGTCAGAAGTATGGAACTCGCCAGCCTGGACGGTCTCCTGGATGGCGGATTGAGTTTTCAAGGGGTGTCTGACCTTGAGATGGTTTTGCTCCGCTGTTGCAAAGGCGGGACAGCTTCAGGTGAGGAGTTGCTGTCTGTGGCGCACACACTCGCTGCTGCCCGACGCCTTCGCCGTCAGATCGATGACCCTGACTTGAGGCCTGACTGTTCAGCACTGCTGGAAAATGTGGCGACTCTTCCGGAGCTCGAGCAGCGTTTGAAATTTGCCTTGGAAGAGGGTGGGCGCGTTGCGAATCGAGCGAGTGAATCGTTGGAAGAGTTGCGCCTCCAATGGCAGGTCGCTCGGCAGGAGCGGCGTGATCGTTTGCAGGCGGTTCTGCGGCGTTGGGCGACGTTGCTGCAAGACACCGTGATCGCGGAACGCCATGGTCGTCCGGTTTTGGCGGTGAAAGCCGGTGCCGCTTCTCAATGTCCGGGAATGGTTCACGACAGTTCTTCTTCAGGAAATACGGTCTTCGTTGAGCCGAAGACGGTGATCGGTCTCGGCAATCGTCTTGCCGCTCTCGATGGTCGGATCAGAGAAGAGGAGCGTCGGGTCTTGGCGGAGCTCAGCGCTGCCGTTGCAGAGCAGAACGAGGTGATCGATCGCTTGATGGCCGTGCTGTTGAAGTTAGATCTGGCCTTGGCTCGGGGGCGTTATGGCCAGTGGCTTGGTGCCGTCCCGCCCCGGCTTGACGCTGAAGCTGATGCCCCTTTTCACATTTTGGAGCTGCGCCATCCACTACTGGTTTGGCAGCAGCGCAAGGAGGGTGGCGCCCCTGTGGTTCCTGTGAGCGTTGAGGTGTCGGAACAGTTGCGGGTTGTCGCCATCACTGGACCCAACACCGGTGGAAAAACAGTGACCTTGAAGAGCATCGGCTTAGCGGCATTGATGGCCAGAGCCGGTATGTGGATTCCCTGCAACGGCAGCCCCTCACTCCCTTGGTGTGCACAGGTTCTTGCCGACATCGGCGACGAACAATCGCTTCAGCAGAGTTTGTCCACGTTTAGTGGTCACGTGAAAAGAATCGGAAGCATCCTCCAATCCATCGCCTCTGGTCCGTCGCCGGCGTTAGTGCTGCTTGATGAGGTGGGTGCTGGCACAGATCCCAGTGAAGGCACGGCTCTGGCGATTGCTCTGCTGCGCAATTTGGCCGATTGCGCCCGACTCACCATTGCTACAACTCACTTTGGCGAGCTCAAGGCACTCAAGTACAGCGATTCACGCTTTGAAAACGCCTCCGTTGCCTTTGATAGCGATACCCTTTCGCCGACATACCAGCTGCTTTGGGGGATTCCAGGACGCAGCAATGCGCTGGCGATTGCGACGCGTCTCGGGTTTGATAGCGGCGTGATCGAACAAGCCAGGCAATTGCTTAAGCCCAGTGGCGATGGCGATGTCAACGCTGTGATCCGTGGCCTGGAAGAGCAGCGGCAACGCCAACAGGCCGCGGCTGAAGATGCGGCGGCACTTTTGGCTCGCACCGAATTGCTGCATGAGGAGCTCCTTCAGCGTTGGGAGCAGCAACGCAAAAACTCAGCTCAGCAGCAGGAGTTGGGCCGTCAGCGTTTGGAGAGCTCCATTCGCGATGGTCAAAAAGAGGTGCGTCATCTGATTCGTCGGCTGCGGGATCAGAAAGCGGATGGTGAAACCGCTCGCCGCGCCGGTCAGCGGCTGCGCAAGCTTGAATCCAACCATCGCTCCCTTCCAGAGCGTCGCCATCATCCTGAATGGCGCCCGTCTGTGGGCGAGCGCATTCGCCTGCTAGCCCTCGATAAAGCGGCTGAGGTGCTTGAGGTGTCAGACGATGGTCAGCAGCTGAGTGTGCGCTGTGGTGTGATGCGCAGCATGGTGGATCTGCAAGCGGTGGAAAGCTTGGATGGTCGCCGAGCTGCACCCCCTGAGAAACCAGTGGTTCAGGTGAAAGCGCGGCGAGGAGTCGGCGGCTCTCAGGTGCGTACCTCGCGGAACACCGTGGATGTTCGCGGCCAGAGAGTGCATGAAGCGGAAGCTGCTGTGGAAGAGCTCCTCCGTGGTGCGAATGGCCCGGTTTGGGTGATCCACGGGATCGGGACTGGTCGCCTCAAGCGCGGTTTGCGTCAGTGGCTCGATTCGCTCCCGTATGTGGAACGGGTTGGTGATGCCGATCAGGGAGATGGTGGTCCAGGTTGCAGCGTTGTTTGGGTGCGCTGA
- a CDS encoding DUF1330 domain-containing protein: MIRTTLTAVALATSPLTTPVIASDNTTSCSQKPVVMVVDGVTNDPQQMAIYGQALKESGLHQNAGSYYLNDPRPLRILEGNRDQNHVTLLINFPSECAAIDFWNSPVYRQKIKPLRKNAGDYTIELYRLL; encoded by the coding sequence ATGATCCGAACCACACTCACCGCAGTAGCACTCGCTACCAGCCCTTTAACAACACCAGTAATAGCGTCAGATAACACTACGAGCTGCAGTCAAAAGCCAGTGGTCATGGTTGTTGATGGGGTGACCAATGATCCCCAGCAGATGGCAATTTATGGGCAAGCACTAAAGGAGTCTGGACTCCACCAAAACGCCGGCTCTTACTACTTAAATGACCCTAGACCACTTCGCATTCTTGAAGGAAATCGCGATCAAAACCATGTGACGTTGTTGATCAATTTCCCTTCAGAGTGTGCAGCAATTGACTTCTGGAATTCTCCTGTTTATCGGCAGAAAATCAAGCCTCTCAGGAAAAATGCAGGCGATTACACAATTGAGCTTTATAGGCTCCTTTGA
- a CDS encoding thioredoxin family protein has translation MVEINKLVPLLASLTALALPFPAAASPDPAELADHLSTSKALYYGSWRCPACRAQTELFGDAANKLPYVECGKRKDLPIQAAACRTAEIRAYPTWILENGERREGVQTLEQLEAWTSMPARP, from the coding sequence ATGGTTGAAATCAACAAGCTGGTGCCTTTGTTGGCATCACTAACAGCGCTCGCACTGCCATTTCCAGCAGCAGCGTCACCCGATCCTGCAGAACTGGCTGACCATCTCAGTACAAGCAAGGCGCTTTACTACGGATCCTGGCGTTGTCCTGCCTGCAGGGCCCAAACAGAACTGTTTGGCGATGCAGCCAACAAACTTCCTTACGTTGAATGCGGGAAACGCAAGGACCTTCCGATTCAGGCAGCAGCCTGTCGAACAGCAGAGATTCGGGCGTATCCAACCTGGATTCTTGAAAACGGCGAGCGACGAGAAGGCGTTCAAACCCTGGAGCAACTCGAGGCATGGACATCCATGCCAGCCCGTCCTTAA
- a CDS encoding DUF3764 family protein: METTIWTFSLSVPFAQWAAIYDSQDVSKMHKAVGLTSLFRGVSKSDPSKICAIQQAPVGVAQKIFDDNKEMIRGSGHIIESTVISAYAEE; this comes from the coding sequence ATGGAAACCACCATCTGGACCTTTAGCTTGAGTGTTCCCTTCGCACAGTGGGCTGCAATTTATGACAGTCAAGATGTAAGCAAAATGCACAAGGCCGTTGGGTTAACGTCACTGTTTCGTGGCGTTAGCAAGAGCGATCCATCCAAGATCTGCGCCATTCAGCAAGCACCCGTTGGTGTTGCCCAGAAGATCTTTGATGACAACAAAGAAATGATTCGTGGCAGCGGCCACATTATTGAAAGCACGGTGATCAGTGCCTATGCAGAAGAATAG
- a CDS encoding VOC family protein, producing MPAVQRLGHVAIRVQDLSRAIAFYCDLGMRLVWKADDWCYLEAGESRDGLALLGPSYKAAGPHFAFHFYDRAEVDVVHDQLKASGVSVGAVHDHRDGTASFYFRDPDGNWLEMLYEPPGGIPSNQMEASAGVS from the coding sequence ATGCCAGCTGTACAGCGCCTTGGCCACGTCGCCATCCGTGTGCAGGATCTGTCGCGTGCGATCGCTTTTTACTGTGATCTCGGCATGCGCTTGGTTTGGAAGGCGGACGACTGGTGTTATCTCGAGGCGGGAGAAAGCCGTGATGGGTTAGCGCTTCTGGGACCCAGCTACAAAGCAGCAGGGCCGCATTTTGCCTTTCACTTTTACGATCGCGCTGAAGTTGATGTGGTCCACGACCAACTCAAAGCGTCTGGGGTCAGCGTTGGAGCGGTTCATGACCACAGAGATGGAACAGCTTCTTTTTATTTCCGGGATCCAGATGGAAATTGGCTTGAGATGCTCTATGAACCCCCCGGTGGCATCCCTTCCAATCAGATGGAGGCATCGGCGGGGGTCTCCTGA
- a CDS encoding putative quinol monooxygenase, translating into MATFDQSTPFILLARIHVKQGCVDQYLELARVTDAAVQSSEPGMLHHTIDQDPEDPQMFVWSEVYANEKAFALHVSNPPVQEYLQKHAELGDGFSIEDYGTIGEECRKLMESFGLALKIYPSKLGYSRV; encoded by the coding sequence ATGGCGACATTCGATCAATCCACTCCCTTCATACTTCTGGCCCGGATCCACGTGAAGCAGGGCTGCGTGGACCAGTATCTAGAGCTGGCCCGTGTGACTGATGCAGCTGTTCAGTCTTCCGAGCCTGGAATGCTTCATCACACCATTGATCAGGATCCGGAAGACCCACAGATGTTTGTTTGGTCAGAGGTGTACGCCAATGAGAAAGCCTTTGCCCTTCACGTCTCAAATCCTCCAGTCCAGGAATATTTGCAAAAGCATGCTGAACTAGGAGATGGATTCAGCATCGAGGATTACGGCACTATTGGCGAGGAGTGCAGAAAGCTGATGGAATCTTTCGGTCTTGCTCTCAAGATTTACCCATCCAAATTAGGATACAGCAGAGTCTAA
- a CDS encoding DUF1651 domain-containing protein: MPRLRPDSKRLPDIPGGEGWLSNELQQQLVHFQSAGNSADGELIALRTFQWKPPYPPVPLSRRRMLRHQAVDTWDTMREAGWQRCYPPVR; the protein is encoded by the coding sequence ATGCCACGTCTCCGACCGGACTCAAAACGCCTGCCAGACATCCCTGGTGGTGAGGGTTGGCTCTCTAACGAGCTTCAACAGCAGCTTGTGCATTTCCAGTCTGCTGGCAACTCTGCTGATGGCGAATTGATCGCGTTAAGGACATTTCAGTGGAAACCGCCTTATCCGCCAGTCCCCCTATCGCGTCGTCGGATGCTTCGTCATCAGGCAGTCGACACCTGGGACACCATGCGTGAGGCGGGTTGGCAGCGCTGCTATCCGCCTGTTCGGTAA
- a CDS encoding DnaJ C-terminal domain-containing protein: MAGSGYRDYFKVLGVERSADADTVKRAFRKLARQYHPDVNPDDQDAEARFKEVSEAYEVLSDPEKRRRYEQFGQYWNQAGMPGGGSGPAGFDVDFGRYGNFDDFINDLLGRFGGAAGGAGPAGYGGGGFPGGGFPGGGFSRGGSRAPINLDAEAAVKVTFSEAFRGGERTLSVNDERVQVRIPPGVKSGSKLRLKGKGNVQPGTGRRGDLYLVIEVQPHSIWTLDGDQLRAELPVAFDELALGGTVKVMTPDGEADVTIPPGTAPGKSLRLRGKGWPGKSGRGDLLLTLSLQWPKQWSDEQRQLLEQFQSSRDGNLRQQWIQNASL, translated from the coding sequence ATGGCCGGCAGTGGCTACCGCGATTACTTCAAAGTGCTGGGTGTGGAACGCAGTGCCGACGCCGATACGGTGAAGCGTGCTTTTCGCAAGTTGGCCCGTCAATATCACCCCGATGTGAATCCTGATGATCAGGACGCTGAAGCCCGCTTCAAAGAAGTGAGCGAGGCCTATGAGGTGCTTTCTGACCCTGAGAAGCGTCGTCGCTACGAACAATTTGGCCAATATTGGAATCAGGCAGGAATGCCTGGAGGTGGCTCAGGTCCCGCCGGTTTTGATGTTGATTTTGGTCGATACGGAAATTTTGATGATTTCATCAACGACCTCCTTGGCCGTTTTGGAGGAGCCGCTGGAGGCGCTGGTCCCGCCGGGTATGGCGGCGGAGGTTTTCCTGGAGGAGGTTTTCCTGGAGGAGGCTTCTCCCGCGGTGGGTCGAGAGCACCCATCAATCTCGATGCAGAAGCAGCGGTCAAGGTGACGTTTTCGGAAGCGTTTCGAGGGGGTGAGCGCACCTTGTCTGTGAACGATGAGCGAGTTCAGGTTCGGATCCCTCCTGGGGTGAAGAGTGGTTCGAAGCTTCGGCTTAAGGGCAAGGGAAATGTTCAACCGGGCACGGGCCGTCGAGGGGATCTCTATTTGGTGATTGAGGTCCAACCCCATTCGATCTGGACGCTGGATGGCGATCAGTTGCGCGCTGAATTGCCCGTTGCTTTCGATGAACTCGCCCTTGGCGGAACGGTCAAGGTCATGACCCCCGATGGCGAGGCAGACGTCACCATTCCCCCTGGCACGGCACCTGGAAAAAGCCTTCGTTTACGCGGAAAAGGCTGGCCAGGGAAGTCTGGTCGTGGAGATCTGTTGCTCACCCTTTCCCTTCAGTGGCCTAAGCAGTGGTCAGACGAACAGCGTCAGCTTCTGGAACAATTTCAGAGCAGCCGAGACGGAAACCTCCGGCAACAGTGGATTCAGAACGCCAGCCTTTAA
- a CDS encoding SulP family inorganic anion transporter has translation MARPRLALVHGFSWRYWRGDLLGGLTAAVVALPLALAFGNAALGPGGAIYGLYGAIITGFLAALFGGTPAQVSGPTGPMSVTVAGVIGTLAAVGISRELGSNELLPLVMGAVLIGGLIQILMGVLRLGRYITLVPYSVVSGFMSGIGVIILCLQIGPLLGIKGQGGVITSLGTVFSQFTPNTAALLVGLLTLAVVFLTPKRISTWVPSPLIALVIITPLSMLLSQDGIPRIGTIPEGGLNFSLPNFKDHFPVLLRAGLVLAVLGAIDSLLTSLVADNISQSRHHSNRELIGQGIANSVAGLFNGLPGAGATMRTVINIKSGGRTPISGMAHSVFLLVLLLGAGPLAESIPEALLAGILIKVGLDIIDWGFLLRAHRLSIKTALVMWGVLLMTVFWDLIGAVLVGMFVANLLTIESITTHQLESMNSEDSSQLDQEEQHLLNRCGDALMLFRLQGPLSFGAAKGISERMTQIRQYKILLLDVTDVPHLGITATLAIERMVEEAEHHERQVLIAGANAKVKARLQQFRIHRLTASRRDALAHAAQELDPN, from the coding sequence ATGGCGCGTCCAAGACTGGCCTTAGTTCACGGCTTCAGCTGGAGGTACTGGAGAGGAGATTTACTAGGCGGCCTCACGGCAGCCGTTGTGGCTCTACCCCTGGCCCTTGCGTTTGGAAACGCCGCACTTGGTCCGGGCGGAGCGATTTACGGGCTGTACGGAGCGATCATTACGGGCTTTCTGGCCGCTCTCTTTGGCGGAACGCCTGCGCAAGTCTCAGGTCCTACAGGGCCGATGAGCGTCACCGTTGCAGGGGTGATTGGAACGCTCGCAGCCGTAGGAATTTCTCGGGAACTTGGGAGCAATGAGCTCCTCCCGCTCGTGATGGGAGCCGTCTTGATCGGCGGGCTCATTCAGATCCTGATGGGAGTTTTGCGGCTTGGTCGGTACATCACCCTGGTTCCTTATTCCGTGGTGTCTGGCTTCATGTCTGGCATTGGGGTCATCATTTTATGCCTGCAAATAGGACCCTTATTAGGAATCAAGGGCCAGGGCGGAGTGATCACCTCTCTCGGGACAGTTTTTAGTCAATTCACACCTAATACAGCTGCATTACTGGTTGGTCTATTGACATTGGCAGTGGTTTTTTTAACACCCAAGAGAATTAGCACCTGGGTGCCATCGCCACTGATTGCCTTGGTAATCATTACTCCTCTCTCCATGCTGTTGTCACAAGACGGCATCCCCCGAATCGGAACCATTCCGGAAGGGGGATTGAATTTCAGCCTGCCTAATTTTAAAGATCATTTTCCGGTTTTATTACGAGCTGGCCTTGTGCTCGCGGTGCTTGGTGCCATCGACTCGCTGCTTACATCCCTTGTCGCCGACAACATCAGCCAAAGCCGTCACCACTCCAACCGAGAGCTGATCGGGCAAGGCATTGCCAACAGCGTGGCAGGACTCTTTAACGGCCTCCCCGGGGCTGGAGCAACGATGCGAACGGTGATCAATATCAAATCAGGAGGCCGAACTCCCATCTCAGGGATGGCGCATTCGGTGTTTTTACTTGTGCTGCTGCTGGGCGCTGGGCCGCTGGCCGAGAGCATTCCAGAAGCATTATTGGCAGGAATCCTCATCAAAGTAGGCCTAGACATTATTGACTGGGGATTCCTATTAAGGGCCCACCGTCTCTCCATCAAAACAGCACTGGTGATGTGGGGGGTTTTGCTGATGACCGTGTTCTGGGATCTGATTGGAGCGGTCCTTGTTGGAATGTTCGTAGCCAACCTTCTAACCATTGAATCGATAACAACGCATCAACTGGAGAGCATGAATTCAGAGGACAGCTCTCAGCTCGACCAAGAAGAGCAGCATCTCCTCAATCGCTGCGGTGACGCACTCATGCTGTTTCGCTTGCAAGGACCACTGAGCTTTGGAGCCGCGAAAGGAATTAGCGAACGCATGACCCAAATCCGGCAGTACAAAATACTTTTGCTGGACGTCACAGATGTTCCGCACCTTGGAATCACGGCCACGTTGGCCATTGAAAGGATGGTGGAGGAAGCGGAGCACCACGAACGCCAAGTGTTAATTGCCGGTGCCAACGCAAAGGTCAAAGCCCGCCTGCAGCAATTCCGCATTCATAGACTCACAGCAAGCAGAAGAGACGCTCTGGCACACGCAGCTCAGGAACTAGACCCGAACTAA
- a CDS encoding sulfiredoxin, with product MFDLGGDGATDRFILTNCFIMKKRVAVPIESINRPHESVIDERKVDDLIRSVKEIGLQEPIDLIEFEGRFYGFNGCHRYTAHKRLGRTTIEANIRQVDRATFRLHLM from the coding sequence TTGTTCGATCTCGGCGGTGATGGCGCTACCGATCGCTTCATTCTCACCAACTGCTTCATCATGAAAAAGCGAGTAGCCGTTCCGATTGAGTCCATTAACCGCCCTCATGAGAGTGTGATTGATGAAAGAAAAGTTGATGATTTGATCAGAAGCGTCAAGGAGATTGGGCTTCAAGAACCTATCGATCTCATTGAGTTTGAGGGTAGGTTCTATGGATTTAATGGCTGCCATCGGTATACAGCGCATAAGCGTCTCGGCCGGACAACGATTGAGGCCAATATTCGTCAAGTTGATCGGGCTACGTTCCGTCTCCATTTGATGTGA